In Malaclemys terrapin pileata isolate rMalTer1 chromosome 11, rMalTer1.hap1, whole genome shotgun sequence, a single genomic region encodes these proteins:
- the PJVK gene encoding pejvakin isoform X3, with translation MSDVGVNIAGSDSIAVKASFGIVTKHEVEVPTLLKELTTRKINFDHCLVRQSRESRKEVLCVVMESIRTTRQCSLSVHAGMRGETMRFHIIEDQNHKGRDKAIVFPAHTTIAFSVFELYIHLDGNFEFCVTPVSKGGFEKEQSGSFSLNKLRRNLFHRNKRVMDIIANSDAYLEDLFTDYYEKAASMTDISTSYLREGSHIRVNLLNNNIPKGPCALCGMGNSKRETVYGCLECSFNGQKYVRLHAVPCFDVWHKRVR, from the exons ATGAGTGACGTTGGGGTCAATATTGCTGGATCAGATTCTATTGCAGTAAAAGCTTCATTTGGTATAGTGACCAAACATGAGGTTGAAGTACCAACATTACTTAAAGAACTTACTACTAG AAAAATTAACTTTGATCACTGCCTAGTCCGACAATCAAGAGAAAGTAGGAAAGAGGTTCTGTGCGTGGTCATGGAAAGTATTAGAACAACACGGCAATGCTCATTATCTGTGCATGCTGGTATGCGTGGGGAAACAATGAGG TTTCATATTATTGAGGACCAAAATCACAAGGGACGAGACAAAGCTATTGTTTTTCCAGCTCACACAACTATTGCATTTAGTGTATTTGAACTTTATATTCACTTAGATGGTAATTTTG AGTTCTGTGTCACTCCAGTTTCAAAAGGAGGATTTGAaaaagagcaatctggatcatttTCATTGAACAAATTAAGGAGGAATCTGTTCCACCGAA ATAAAAGGGTAATGGATATCATTGCTAATTCAGATGCTTACTTGGAGGACCTTTTTACAGACTATTATGAAAAAGCTGCAAGCATGACTGATATCTCTACAAGCTATCTCAGAGAAGGGTCTCATATCCGGGTTAATTTACTTAATAACAACATCCCAAAAGGTCCTTGTGCCCTTTGTGGAATGGGAAATTCTAAAAGAGAAACAGTTTATGGATGCCTAGAGTGTTCTTTTAATGGACAAAAGTATGTACGACTGCATGCTGTGCCCTGCTTTGATGTCTGGCACAAGAGAGTGAGATAA
- the PJVK gene encoding pejvakin isoform X1 produces MFAAATKNFVKQVGDGGRLVPVPSLSEADKYQPLSLVIKKRKCFLSKKSKFASTPFTLKDILQGEKEISAGDGGQEIKPGVSSYQLLNYEDKSDVSLYGRRGNQIMSDVGVNIAGSDSIAVKASFGIVTKHEVEVPTLLKELTTRKINFDHCLVRQSRESRKEVLCVVMESIRTTRQCSLSVHAGMRGETMRFHIIEDQNHKGRDKAIVFPAHTTIAFSVFELYIHLDGNFEFCVTPVSKGGFEKEQSGSFSLNKLRRNLFHRNKRVMDIIANSDAYLEDLFTDYYEKAASMTDISTSYLREGSHIRVNLLNNNIPKGPCALCGMGNSKRETVYGCLECSFNGQKYVRLHAVPCFDVWHKRVR; encoded by the exons ATGTTTGCTGCTGCTACCAAAAACTTCGTTAAGCAGGTTGGTGACGGTGGGAGATTAGTCCCTGTTCCTAGCCTCAGTGAAGCTGACAAATACCAACCTCTGAGTCTTGTTATTAAGaagagaaaatgttttctttcaaaaaaatctaaatttgctTCGACACCTTTCACCCTAAAAGACATTCTTCAGGGAGAGAAAGAAATTTCAGCTG GTGATGGGGGCCAGGAAATTAAGCCAG GTGTTTCATCCTATCAGCTGTTGAATTATGAAGACAAATCAGATGTTTCACTCTATGGTAGACGAGGAAATCAAATAATGAGTGACGTTGGGGTCAATATTGCTGGATCAGATTCTATTGCAGTAAAAGCTTCATTTGGTATAGTGACCAAACATGAGGTTGAAGTACCAACATTACTTAAAGAACTTACTACTAG AAAAATTAACTTTGATCACTGCCTAGTCCGACAATCAAGAGAAAGTAGGAAAGAGGTTCTGTGCGTGGTCATGGAAAGTATTAGAACAACACGGCAATGCTCATTATCTGTGCATGCTGGTATGCGTGGGGAAACAATGAGG TTTCATATTATTGAGGACCAAAATCACAAGGGACGAGACAAAGCTATTGTTTTTCCAGCTCACACAACTATTGCATTTAGTGTATTTGAACTTTATATTCACTTAGATGGTAATTTTG AGTTCTGTGTCACTCCAGTTTCAAAAGGAGGATTTGAaaaagagcaatctggatcatttTCATTGAACAAATTAAGGAGGAATCTGTTCCACCGAA ATAAAAGGGTAATGGATATCATTGCTAATTCAGATGCTTACTTGGAGGACCTTTTTACAGACTATTATGAAAAAGCTGCAAGCATGACTGATATCTCTACAAGCTATCTCAGAGAAGGGTCTCATATCCGGGTTAATTTACTTAATAACAACATCCCAAAAGGTCCTTGTGCCCTTTGTGGAATGGGAAATTCTAAAAGAGAAACAGTTTATGGATGCCTAGAGTGTTCTTTTAATGGACAAAAGTATGTACGACTGCATGCTGTGCCCTGCTTTGATGTCTGGCACAAGAGAGTGAGATAA
- the PJVK gene encoding pejvakin isoform X5 → MKSLVLKINFDHCLVRQSRESRKEVLCVVMESIRTTRQCSLSVHAGMRGETMRFHIIEDQNHKGRDKAIVFPAHTTIAFSVFELYIHLDGNFEFCVTPVSKGGFEKEQSGSFSLNKLRRNLFHRNKRVMDIIANSDAYLEDLFTDYYEKAASMTDISTSYLREGSHIRVNLLNNNIPKGPCALCGMGNSKRETVYGCLECSFNGQKYVRLHAVPCFDVWHKRVR, encoded by the exons ATGAAGTCCCTggtcct AAAAATTAACTTTGATCACTGCCTAGTCCGACAATCAAGAGAAAGTAGGAAAGAGGTTCTGTGCGTGGTCATGGAAAGTATTAGAACAACACGGCAATGCTCATTATCTGTGCATGCTGGTATGCGTGGGGAAACAATGAGG TTTCATATTATTGAGGACCAAAATCACAAGGGACGAGACAAAGCTATTGTTTTTCCAGCTCACACAACTATTGCATTTAGTGTATTTGAACTTTATATTCACTTAGATGGTAATTTTG AGTTCTGTGTCACTCCAGTTTCAAAAGGAGGATTTGAaaaagagcaatctggatcatttTCATTGAACAAATTAAGGAGGAATCTGTTCCACCGAA ATAAAAGGGTAATGGATATCATTGCTAATTCAGATGCTTACTTGGAGGACCTTTTTACAGACTATTATGAAAAAGCTGCAAGCATGACTGATATCTCTACAAGCTATCTCAGAGAAGGGTCTCATATCCGGGTTAATTTACTTAATAACAACATCCCAAAAGGTCCTTGTGCCCTTTGTGGAATGGGAAATTCTAAAAGAGAAACAGTTTATGGATGCCTAGAGTGTTCTTTTAATGGACAAAAGTATGTACGACTGCATGCTGTGCCCTGCTTTGATGTCTGGCACAAGAGAGTGAGATAA
- the PJVK gene encoding pejvakin isoform X2, whose product MFAAATKNFVKQVGDGGRLVPVPSLSEADKYQPLSLVIKKRKCFLSKKSKFASTPFTLKDILQGEKEISAGVSSYQLLNYEDKSDVSLYGRRGNQIMSDVGVNIAGSDSIAVKASFGIVTKHEVEVPTLLKELTTRKINFDHCLVRQSRESRKEVLCVVMESIRTTRQCSLSVHAGMRGETMRFHIIEDQNHKGRDKAIVFPAHTTIAFSVFELYIHLDGNFEFCVTPVSKGGFEKEQSGSFSLNKLRRNLFHRNKRVMDIIANSDAYLEDLFTDYYEKAASMTDISTSYLREGSHIRVNLLNNNIPKGPCALCGMGNSKRETVYGCLECSFNGQKYVRLHAVPCFDVWHKRVR is encoded by the exons ATGTTTGCTGCTGCTACCAAAAACTTCGTTAAGCAGGTTGGTGACGGTGGGAGATTAGTCCCTGTTCCTAGCCTCAGTGAAGCTGACAAATACCAACCTCTGAGTCTTGTTATTAAGaagagaaaatgttttctttcaaaaaaatctaaatttgctTCGACACCTTTCACCCTAAAAGACATTCTTCAGGGAGAGAAAGAAATTTCAGCTG GTGTTTCATCCTATCAGCTGTTGAATTATGAAGACAAATCAGATGTTTCACTCTATGGTAGACGAGGAAATCAAATAATGAGTGACGTTGGGGTCAATATTGCTGGATCAGATTCTATTGCAGTAAAAGCTTCATTTGGTATAGTGACCAAACATGAGGTTGAAGTACCAACATTACTTAAAGAACTTACTACTAG AAAAATTAACTTTGATCACTGCCTAGTCCGACAATCAAGAGAAAGTAGGAAAGAGGTTCTGTGCGTGGTCATGGAAAGTATTAGAACAACACGGCAATGCTCATTATCTGTGCATGCTGGTATGCGTGGGGAAACAATGAGG TTTCATATTATTGAGGACCAAAATCACAAGGGACGAGACAAAGCTATTGTTTTTCCAGCTCACACAACTATTGCATTTAGTGTATTTGAACTTTATATTCACTTAGATGGTAATTTTG AGTTCTGTGTCACTCCAGTTTCAAAAGGAGGATTTGAaaaagagcaatctggatcatttTCATTGAACAAATTAAGGAGGAATCTGTTCCACCGAA ATAAAAGGGTAATGGATATCATTGCTAATTCAGATGCTTACTTGGAGGACCTTTTTACAGACTATTATGAAAAAGCTGCAAGCATGACTGATATCTCTACAAGCTATCTCAGAGAAGGGTCTCATATCCGGGTTAATTTACTTAATAACAACATCCCAAAAGGTCCTTGTGCCCTTTGTGGAATGGGAAATTCTAAAAGAGAAACAGTTTATGGATGCCTAGAGTGTTCTTTTAATGGACAAAAGTATGTACGACTGCATGCTGTGCCCTGCTTTGATGTCTGGCACAAGAGAGTGAGATAA
- the PJVK gene encoding pejvakin isoform X4 translates to MRLKYQHYLKNLLLESSFPRMKSLVLKINFDHCLVRQSRESRKEVLCVVMESIRTTRQCSLSVHAGMRGETMRFHIIEDQNHKGRDKAIVFPAHTTIAFSVFELYIHLDGNFEFCVTPVSKGGFEKEQSGSFSLNKLRRNLFHRNKRVMDIIANSDAYLEDLFTDYYEKAASMTDISTSYLREGSHIRVNLLNNNIPKGPCALCGMGNSKRETVYGCLECSFNGQKYVRLHAVPCFDVWHKRVR, encoded by the exons ATGAGGTTGAAGTACCAACATTACTTAAAGAACTTACTACTAG agtcatcgTTTCCCAGAATGAAGTCCCTggtcct AAAAATTAACTTTGATCACTGCCTAGTCCGACAATCAAGAGAAAGTAGGAAAGAGGTTCTGTGCGTGGTCATGGAAAGTATTAGAACAACACGGCAATGCTCATTATCTGTGCATGCTGGTATGCGTGGGGAAACAATGAGG TTTCATATTATTGAGGACCAAAATCACAAGGGACGAGACAAAGCTATTGTTTTTCCAGCTCACACAACTATTGCATTTAGTGTATTTGAACTTTATATTCACTTAGATGGTAATTTTG AGTTCTGTGTCACTCCAGTTTCAAAAGGAGGATTTGAaaaagagcaatctggatcatttTCATTGAACAAATTAAGGAGGAATCTGTTCCACCGAA ATAAAAGGGTAATGGATATCATTGCTAATTCAGATGCTTACTTGGAGGACCTTTTTACAGACTATTATGAAAAAGCTGCAAGCATGACTGATATCTCTACAAGCTATCTCAGAGAAGGGTCTCATATCCGGGTTAATTTACTTAATAACAACATCCCAAAAGGTCCTTGTGCCCTTTGTGGAATGGGAAATTCTAAAAGAGAAACAGTTTATGGATGCCTAGAGTGTTCTTTTAATGGACAAAAGTATGTACGACTGCATGCTGTGCCCTGCTTTGATGTCTGGCACAAGAGAGTGAGATAA
- the PJVK gene encoding pejvakin isoform X6: MESIRTTRQCSLSVHAGMRGETMRFHIIEDQNHKGRDKAIVFPAHTTIAFSVFELYIHLDGNFEFCVTPVSKGGFEKEQSGSFSLNKLRRNLFHRNKRVMDIIANSDAYLEDLFTDYYEKAASMTDISTSYLREGSHIRVNLLNNNIPKGPCALCGMGNSKRETVYGCLECSFNGQKYVRLHAVPCFDVWHKRVR, translated from the exons ATGGAAAGTATTAGAACAACACGGCAATGCTCATTATCTGTGCATGCTGGTATGCGTGGGGAAACAATGAGG TTTCATATTATTGAGGACCAAAATCACAAGGGACGAGACAAAGCTATTGTTTTTCCAGCTCACACAACTATTGCATTTAGTGTATTTGAACTTTATATTCACTTAGATGGTAATTTTG AGTTCTGTGTCACTCCAGTTTCAAAAGGAGGATTTGAaaaagagcaatctggatcatttTCATTGAACAAATTAAGGAGGAATCTGTTCCACCGAA ATAAAAGGGTAATGGATATCATTGCTAATTCAGATGCTTACTTGGAGGACCTTTTTACAGACTATTATGAAAAAGCTGCAAGCATGACTGATATCTCTACAAGCTATCTCAGAGAAGGGTCTCATATCCGGGTTAATTTACTTAATAACAACATCCCAAAAGGTCCTTGTGCCCTTTGTGGAATGGGAAATTCTAAAAGAGAAACAGTTTATGGATGCCTAGAGTGTTCTTTTAATGGACAAAAGTATGTACGACTGCATGCTGTGCCCTGCTTTGATGTCTGGCACAAGAGAGTGAGATAA